In one window of Janthinobacterium sp. 1_2014MBL_MicDiv DNA:
- a CDS encoding DNA topoisomerase IV subunit B encodes MATKKPASDYSESSIRVLKGLEPVKQRPGMYTRTENPLHIIQEVIDNASDEALGGHCTHIAVTQNTDGSITVEDNGRGIPVGLHPEEGVPTVEIVFTRLHAGGKFDKGSGGAYAFSGGLHGVGVSVTNALSTRLEITVWRKESDGNGLHHMVFANGDVIEPLNSRPAPRDGKKSGTRVTAWPDAKYFDSPNISQTELQRLLRSKAVLLPGVTVTLTNAKTGDTQTWLYAEGLRGYLTESLAQVSNGETLIPLFEGAQYAGPDSEGFAEGEGAAWVVAWTEEGAIVRESYVNLIPTSNGGTHESGLRDGLFGAVKNFVEMHSLLPKGVKLLPEDVFARASFVLSAKVLDPQFQGQIKERLNSRDAVRLVSTFTKPPLELWLNQHVDYGKKLAELVIKQAQSRQRSLQKVEKKKSSGVAVLPGKLTDCESSDITRNELFLVEGDSAGGSAKMGRDKEFQAILPLRGKVLNSWETDRDRLFANNEIHDIAVAIGVDPHTVGDSPDLSGLRYGKICILSDADVDGSHIQVLLLTLFFKHFPALINKGHICIARPPLYRVDAPARGKKPIQKIYALDDGELLAIEDKLRKEGVKQGAWSISRFKGLGEMNAEQLWETTMNPDTRRLLPVTLGEIDHMASAARFNMLMGKGEAAGRRAWIEEHGNEAEADI; translated from the coding sequence ATGGCCACTAAAAAACCAGCATCCGACTACAGCGAATCATCCATCCGTGTCCTGAAAGGACTGGAACCCGTCAAGCAGCGCCCGGGGATGTACACCCGCACTGAAAATCCGCTGCACATCATTCAGGAAGTGATCGACAATGCCTCCGACGAGGCGCTGGGCGGTCACTGCACGCATATCGCCGTCACGCAAAACACCGATGGCAGCATCACCGTCGAAGACAATGGCCGCGGCATTCCCGTCGGCCTGCATCCGGAAGAAGGCGTGCCGACGGTGGAAATCGTGTTTACGCGACTGCACGCGGGCGGCAAGTTCGACAAGGGCTCGGGCGGCGCCTACGCGTTTTCGGGCGGCCTGCACGGCGTCGGCGTATCCGTCACCAATGCGCTGTCGACGCGCCTGGAAATCACCGTCTGGCGCAAGGAAAGCGACGGCAACGGCCTGCATCACATGGTGTTTGCCAACGGCGACGTGATCGAGCCATTGAATTCGCGTCCCGCCCCGCGCGACGGCAAGAAGTCGGGCACGCGCGTGACGGCCTGGCCCGATGCAAAGTATTTTGACTCGCCCAACATCTCGCAAACCGAGCTGCAACGCCTGCTGCGCTCGAAAGCCGTGCTGCTGCCGGGCGTAACGGTCACGCTGACCAACGCCAAAACTGGCGACACGCAAACCTGGCTGTACGCGGAAGGCTTGCGCGGCTACCTGACCGAATCGCTGGCGCAGGTGTCGAATGGCGAAACGCTGATCCCCCTGTTCGAGGGCGCGCAATACGCGGGCCCGGACTCGGAAGGCTTTGCCGAAGGCGAAGGCGCGGCCTGGGTCGTGGCGTGGACGGAAGAAGGTGCCATCGTGCGCGAGTCGTATGTCAACCTGATTCCCACCTCGAATGGCGGCACGCACGAATCGGGCTTGCGCGACGGCCTGTTCGGCGCCGTGAAGAACTTCGTCGAGATGCATTCGCTGCTGCCGAAAGGCGTGAAGCTGCTGCCCGAAGACGTATTCGCGCGCGCTTCCTTCGTGCTGTCGGCGAAGGTGCTGGACCCGCAATTCCAGGGCCAGATCAAGGAACGCCTGAACTCGCGCGACGCCGTGCGCCTCGTCTCGACCTTCACCAAGCCGCCGCTGGAACTGTGGCTGAACCAGCACGTCGACTACGGCAAGAAGCTGGCGGAATTGGTGATCAAGCAGGCACAGTCGCGCCAGCGCTCGCTGCAAAAAGTGGAAAAGAAAAAATCCTCGGGCGTGGCCGTATTGCCGGGCAAGCTGACCGACTGCGAATCGTCGGACATCACGCGCAATGAACTGTTCCTCGTCGAGGGCGACTCGGCGGGCGGTTCGGCCAAGATGGGCCGCGACAAGGAATTCCAGGCCATCCTGCCCCTGCGCGGCAAGGTGCTGAACTCGTGGGAGACGGACCGCGACCGCCTGTTCGCCAACAACGAGATCCACGACATCGCAGTCGCCATCGGCGTCGACCCGCACACCGTGGGCGATTCCCCGGACCTGTCCGGTCTGCGCTACGGCAAGATCTGCATCCTCTCCGACGCGGACGTGGACGGCTCGCACATCCAGGTATTGCTGCTGACCCTGTTCTTCAAGCACTTCCCCGCCCTGATCAACAAGGGCCATATCTGCATCGCCCGTCCGCCGCTGTACCGCGTGGACGCACCCGCGCGCGGCAAGAAGCCGATCCAGAAAATCTACGCGCTCGACGATGGCGAACTGCTCGCCATCGAGGACAAGCTGCGCAAGGAAGGCGTGAAACAGGGCGCCTGGTCGATCTCGCGCTTCAAGGGCCTGGGCGAGATGAACGCCGAGCAGCTGTGGGAAACGACGATGAACCCGGACACGCGCCGCCTGCTGCCCGTGACCCTGGGCGAAATCGACCACATGGCCTCGGCCGCCCGCTTCAACATGCTGATGGGCAAAGGCGAGGCGGCAGGCCGCCGCGCCTGGATCGAGGAACACGGCAATGAGGCGGAGGCGGATATCTAA
- the kdpF gene encoding K(+)-transporting ATPase subunit F, with product MNAFYVLGAFVSAGLLVYLLVALLKAEEL from the coding sequence ATGAACGCGTTCTATGTGCTGGGCGCCTTCGTGTCGGCCGGCTTGCTCGTGTACCTGCTGGTGGCGCTGCTGAAGGCGGAGGAACTGTGA
- the kdpA gene encoding potassium-transporting ATPase subunit KdpA — protein MTTQSTLLLLAFLVVLLAAAYPLGSYMARVAGDAPLRGLGWLQKLENLLYRWSGLPADKAMGWKSYAIALIVFNTVGAVFVYGLQRLQGFLPLNPQGLGAVSPDSSFNTTVSFVANTNWQGYGGEQTMSYLTQMLGLACQNFFSAATGIAVIFALVRGFASRSGKSIGNFWVDLVRSTLYILLPLSLALSVVFMGEGMIQNFSPYKEVTLLDQVAYETPKMAADGQPVLDAAGKPVMEAQVAKTQTIAMGPVASQESIKLLGTNGGGFFNANSSHPYENPTVLSNFLQMLAIFLIPAGLCFTFGRMVGDMRQGWAVLAAMTVIFVVMTAGVMSAEQQANPALQALGVDQQASSLQSGGNMEGKETRFGISSSTLFAAVTTAASCGAVNSMHDSYMPLGGMVPLLLMQFGEVVFGGVGTGLYGMLMFAILAVFIAGLMIGRTPEYLGKKIQAYEMKMVSLAILVTPALVLTGTAIAVMVEPGTVGVANPGAHGFSEILYAFTSAANNNGSAFAGLSANTPFYNVMLAIAMWFGRFAVIVPVLAVAGSLAGKQRLSANAGTMPTHGPMFIGLLIGVIVLVGVLNYVPALALGPVVEHLQLFIK, from the coding sequence ATGACGACCCAATCAACACTATTACTGCTCGCTTTCCTCGTCGTGCTGCTGGCGGCCGCCTATCCGCTGGGATCGTACATGGCCAGGGTGGCCGGCGACGCGCCGCTGCGCGGCCTGGGCTGGCTGCAAAAGCTGGAAAACCTGCTGTACCGCTGGTCCGGCCTGCCCGCCGACAAGGCCATGGGCTGGAAAAGCTATGCCATCGCCCTGATCGTCTTCAATACCGTGGGCGCCGTGTTTGTGTATGGCCTGCAGCGCCTGCAGGGCTTTTTACCGCTGAACCCCCAGGGACTGGGCGCCGTCAGCCCGGATTCCTCGTTCAATACCACCGTCAGCTTTGTCGCCAATACCAACTGGCAGGGCTACGGCGGCGAACAGACCATGAGCTACCTGACCCAGATGCTGGGCCTGGCCTGCCAGAACTTTTTCTCGGCCGCCACGGGCATCGCCGTGATCTTTGCGCTGGTGCGCGGCTTCGCCTCGCGCTCGGGCAAGTCGATCGGCAATTTCTGGGTCGACCTGGTGCGCTCGACCCTGTACATCCTGCTGCCGCTCTCCTTGGCCCTGTCCGTCGTCTTCATGGGCGAAGGCATGATCCAGAATTTTTCCCCGTACAAGGAAGTGACCCTGCTCGACCAGGTGGCGTATGAGACGCCGAAAATGGCGGCCGACGGCCAGCCCGTGCTGGATGCGGCCGGCAAGCCCGTGATGGAAGCGCAAGTGGCAAAAACGCAAACGATCGCCATGGGCCCCGTCGCGTCGCAGGAGTCGATCAAGCTGCTGGGCACGAATGGCGGCGGCTTCTTCAATGCCAATTCCTCGCATCCGTATGAAAACCCCACCGTGCTGTCGAACTTCCTGCAGATGCTGGCCATCTTCCTGATTCCCGCCGGCCTGTGCTTCACCTTCGGCCGCATGGTGGGCGACATGCGCCAGGGCTGGGCCGTGCTGGCCGCCATGACCGTTATCTTCGTCGTCATGACGGCCGGCGTGATGAGCGCCGAGCAGCAAGCCAATCCCGCCCTGCAGGCGCTGGGCGTGGACCAGCAGGCCAGCAGCCTGCAATCGGGCGGCAATATGGAAGGCAAGGAAACGCGCTTCGGCATCAGCTCCTCGACCCTGTTCGCGGCGGTGACGACGGCGGCATCGTGCGGCGCCGTCAACTCCATGCACGACTCCTACATGCCCCTGGGCGGCATGGTGCCGCTGCTGCTGATGCAGTTCGGCGAAGTGGTGTTCGGCGGCGTGGGCACGGGCCTGTACGGCATGCTGATGTTCGCCATCCTGGCCGTCTTCATCGCCGGCCTGATGATAGGCCGCACGCCGGAATACCTGGGCAAGAAAATCCAGGCGTATGAAATGAAGATGGTGTCGCTGGCCATCCTGGTGACGCCGGCCCTGGTGCTGACGGGAACGGCGATCGCCGTGATGGTGGAGCCGGGCACGGTGGGCGTGGCCAATCCGGGCGCGCATGGATTTTCCGAAATCCTGTACGCCTTCACCTCGGCCGCCAACAACAACGGCAGCGCGTTTGCCGGCCTGTCCGCCAACACGCCGTTCTATAACGTGATGCTGGCGATCGCCATGTGGTTCGGCCGCTTCGCCGTGATCGTGCCCGTGCTGGCGGTGGCCGGTTCACTGGCCGGCAAGCAGCGCCTGTCGGCCAATGCCGGCACCATGCCCACGCACGGCCCCATGTTCATCGGCCTGCTGATCGGCGTCATCGTGCTGGTCGGCGTGCTCAATTATGTTCCCGCGCTGGCCCTGGGCCCCGTCGTCGAACACCTGCAACTATTCATCAAATAA
- the kdpB gene encoding potassium-transporting ATPase subunit KdpB, with protein MSRTSLTLFDSALIGPAVVDAFKKLDPRTQWRSPVMFVVYVGSIITTLLAIQALNGQGEAPFGFIVAVAVWLWFTVLFANFAEALAEGRSKAQAASLRALKQTVMAKKMQTPKYGTSWLPTPATDLRKGMTVLVEAGDVIPADGEVTAGVASVDESAITGESAPVIRESGGDFSAVTGGTRVLSDWLLVRVSVNPGEAFIDRMIAMVEGAKRQKTPNEIALTILLVALSIVFLIVTVTLLPYSLFSVAAAGSQGVTSSPVTITVLIALLVCLIPTTIGGLLSAIGVAGMSRMMQANVIATSGRAVEAAGDVDVLLLDKTGTITLGNRQASNFVPAPGVTEQQLADAAQLASLADETPEGRSIVVLAKQKFNIREREMASLHATFVPFTAQTRMSGVDIAGEQQVRQLRKGAADSMKKYVEALGQPYPEEVARAVDDIARRGSTPLVVVDDGRVMGAVELKDIVKGGIKERFAELRRMGIKTVMITGDNKLTAAAIAAEAGVDDFLAEATPEDKLKLIRSYQAEGRLVAMTGDGTNDAPALAQADVAVAMNSGTQAAKEAGNMVDLDSNPTKLLEIVEIGKQMLMTRGSLTTFSISNDIAKYFAIIPAAFVGTYPQLKALDIMHLASPASAIMSAVIFNALIIVVLIPLALKGVQYRAIGAASLLRRNLLIYGLGGIILPFIGIKLIDMLLSALNLV; from the coding sequence ATGTCACGCACAAGCCTGACTTTGTTCGATTCCGCACTGATCGGCCCCGCCGTCGTCGATGCGTTCAAAAAACTCGACCCCCGCACGCAGTGGCGCAGCCCCGTGATGTTCGTCGTCTATGTCGGCAGCATCATCACGACCCTGCTGGCCATCCAGGCCCTGAATGGCCAGGGTGAAGCGCCGTTCGGCTTCATCGTCGCCGTCGCCGTGTGGCTGTGGTTTACCGTGCTGTTCGCAAACTTCGCCGAAGCGCTGGCCGAAGGCCGCAGCAAGGCCCAGGCGGCCTCGCTGCGCGCCCTGAAGCAGACGGTGATGGCGAAAAAGATGCAGACGCCAAAATATGGCACCTCCTGGCTGCCGACGCCCGCCACCGACCTGCGCAAGGGCATGACGGTGCTGGTCGAGGCGGGCGACGTGATTCCCGCCGACGGCGAAGTGACGGCCGGCGTGGCCTCCGTCGACGAGAGCGCCATCACGGGCGAATCGGCGCCCGTCATCCGCGAATCGGGCGGCGATTTTTCCGCCGTCACGGGCGGTACCCGCGTGCTGTCGGACTGGCTGCTGGTGCGCGTTTCCGTCAATCCCGGCGAAGCGTTCATCGACCGCATGATCGCCATGGTGGAAGGCGCCAAGCGCCAGAAGACGCCGAACGAGATCGCCCTGACGATCCTGCTCGTCGCCCTGTCCATCGTCTTCCTGATCGTCACCGTGACCCTGCTGCCGTATTCGCTGTTTTCCGTGGCGGCAGCCGGCAGCCAAGGCGTGACAAGTTCGCCCGTCACCATCACCGTGCTGATCGCGCTGCTGGTGTGTTTGATCCCGACCACCATCGGCGGCCTGCTGTCGGCCATCGGCGTGGCCGGCATGAGCCGCATGATGCAGGCCAATGTGATCGCCACCTCGGGCCGCGCCGTGGAAGCGGCTGGCGACGTCGACGTGCTGCTGCTCGATAAAACCGGCACCATCACCCTGGGCAACCGCCAGGCGTCGAACTTCGTGCCGGCGCCCGGCGTGACGGAGCAGCAGCTGGCCGACGCGGCGCAGCTGGCCTCCTTGGCCGATGAAACGCCGGAAGGGCGCAGCATCGTCGTGCTGGCCAAGCAGAAGTTCAATATCCGCGAACGCGAGATGGCCAGCCTGCACGCCACCTTCGTGCCGTTCACGGCGCAGACGCGCATGAGCGGTGTGGATATCGCGGGCGAGCAGCAGGTGCGCCAGCTGCGCAAGGGCGCGGCCGACTCCATGAAAAAATATGTGGAAGCGCTGGGCCAGCCGTATCCGGAAGAGGTGGCGCGCGCCGTCGACGATATCGCCCGCCGCGGCAGCACGCCGCTGGTGGTGGTCGACGATGGCCGCGTCATGGGCGCCGTGGAGCTGAAGGATATCGTCAAGGGCGGCATCAAGGAACGCTTCGCGGAACTGCGCCGCATGGGCATCAAGACCGTCATGATCACGGGCGACAACAAGCTGACAGCGGCCGCGATTGCCGCCGAGGCAGGCGTGGACGACTTCCTGGCGGAAGCGACGCCGGAAGACAAGCTGAAACTCATCCGCAGCTACCAGGCCGAAGGCCGCCTGGTGGCGATGACGGGCGACGGCACCAACGACGCGCCCGCGCTGGCCCAGGCCGACGTGGCCGTGGCCATGAATTCCGGCACGCAGGCGGCAAAGGAAGCGGGCAACATGGTCGACCTCGACTCGAACCCCACCAAGCTGCTGGAGATCGTCGAAATCGGCAAGCAGATGCTGATGACGCGCGGTTCGCTGACGACGTTCTCGATCTCGAACGACATCGCCAAGTATTTCGCCATCATCCCGGCCGCCTTCGTGGGCACGTATCCGCAGCTGAAGGCGCTCGACATCATGCACCTGGCCAGCCCCGCCTCGGCCATCATGTCGGCCGTGATCTTCAATGCGCTGATCATCGTCGTGCTGATCCCGCTGGCGCTGAAAGGCGTGCAATACCGCGCCATCGGCGCGGCCAGCCTGTTGCGCCGCAACCTGCTGATCTACGGCCTGGGCGGCATCATCCTGCCCTTCATCGGGATCAAGCTGATCGACATGCTGCTGTCCGCACTCAACCTCGTCTAA
- the kdpC gene encoding potassium-transporting ATPase subunit KdpC, which yields MSTIVRPALVLFAALTVICGVVYPFATAGIGQLAFNEEANGSIVERAGKPVGSSLIGQSFTSPKYFWGRPSATAPMANNGAGSGGSNQGPSNPALVDAVKARIAALQAADPGNTRAVPVDLVTASSSGLDPEISLAGALYQAPRVARVRGVPLAQVENAIAKVQKTAYIGFFGEPRVNVLELNLALDAMAK from the coding sequence ATGAGCACTATCGTACGTCCCGCCCTGGTCCTGTTTGCCGCGCTGACCGTGATCTGCGGCGTCGTCTATCCATTTGCCACGGCCGGCATCGGGCAACTGGCTTTCAATGAGGAAGCCAATGGCAGCATCGTCGAGCGGGCTGGCAAACCGGTCGGCTCCAGCCTGATCGGCCAGTCGTTCACCTCGCCCAAGTACTTCTGGGGCCGTCCATCGGCCACCGCGCCGATGGCGAATAACGGCGCCGGTTCGGGCGGCTCGAACCAGGGACCGAGCAATCCTGCCCTGGTCGACGCCGTCAAGGCGCGCATCGCCGCCCTGCAGGCAGCCGATCCCGGCAATACGCGCGCCGTTCCCGTCGACCTGGTGACGGCGTCGAGCAGCGGCCTGGACCCTGAAATCAGCCTGGCGGGCGCCCTGTACCAGGCGCCGCGCGTGGCCCGCGTGCGTGGCGTGCCGCTGGCGCAGGTGGAAAATGCCATCGCCAAGGTGCAGAAAACCGCGTATATCGGCTTTTTTGGCGAACCGCGGGTGAATGTGCTGGAACTGAATCTGGCATTGGATGCCATGGCAAAGTAA
- a CDS encoding DUF4118 domain-containing protein translates to MLPNDSQRPDPDALLAQVQAQEKKAARGRLRIYFGASAGVGKTYAMLAAARKFLADGQDLLVGVVETHGRQDTAALLDGLPLLPRKAVEYRGKTLFEFDLDEALRRAPPLILMDELAHSNVAGSRHPKRWQDVEELLAAGIDVLSTVNVQHLESLNDVVGGITGVRVAETLPDTVFDRADEVVLVDIPADELLRRLKLGKVYQPQQAERASQHFFRKGNLIALRELALRRTADRVQDDVQAYRVEKSINPVWKTGAALLACVGPRAGGEHVIRSTARLASQLNAEWHALYVETPRLQRLPARQRERILKTLKLAQDLGARTAVNPSGDIAAAIVDYARGANISKVIVGRGQGRGGWLARLWSASPAARMASLAPDIDLIEVGLPPADAPPRPVAGVDTETPRRPMRHWRYILAAGASMATALVSVPLQPYLDLANIAMLSLLTVVLVAVRLGRGPAALASLVGVACFDFVFVPPRFSFAVGDFQYIITFGVMLAVGLITGHLTAGLRFQARVASHREARARALYEFSRELSSVLQTEQIFEITKSAIERAFRARATLLLPDDEGRLQSPNGVEPLDMGIAQWAFDHAQAAGTGTDTLPGSSIFYLPLIAPMRTRGLLALLPLEAPRHGRWLLVPEQRQHLDTFAALAAIALERVHYIDVAQGALVQMESERLRNSLLAALSHDLRTPLTSLVGLAESLALSKPALSSAQLDMARALQSETVRMSALVANLLDMARIESGQVRLNLQWQALEEVVGSALRASGPQLQAHRVQTQLAPDLPLVRYDAVLIERVLCNLLENATKYTPPGSSIVIVGRVHGQFLQVTVADDGPGLPPGREEAIFEKFTRGERESNKPGVGLGLAICRAIVEAHGGTIHAQPAASAQGAAMVFTLPLGTPPAPPAPEPDDANDFETGQPS, encoded by the coding sequence ATGCTCCCCAACGACAGCCAACGCCCCGACCCTGATGCCCTGCTGGCGCAAGTGCAGGCGCAGGAAAAGAAAGCCGCGCGCGGCAGGCTGCGCATCTATTTTGGCGCCTCCGCCGGCGTCGGCAAGACCTATGCGATGCTGGCCGCCGCCCGCAAATTTCTGGCCGATGGTCAGGATCTGCTGGTCGGCGTGGTGGAGACGCATGGGCGCCAGGATACGGCCGCCCTGCTGGACGGACTGCCGCTGCTGCCCCGGAAGGCCGTCGAATACCGCGGCAAGACCCTGTTCGAATTCGACCTGGACGAAGCGCTGCGGCGTGCGCCGCCGCTGATCCTGATGGACGAACTGGCCCATTCGAACGTGGCCGGTTCGCGCCATCCGAAGCGCTGGCAGGATGTCGAGGAATTGCTGGCGGCCGGCATCGACGTGCTTTCCACCGTCAACGTGCAGCACCTGGAAAGCCTGAACGATGTGGTGGGCGGGATCACCGGCGTGCGCGTGGCCGAGACCCTGCCCGACACGGTGTTCGACCGCGCCGACGAGGTGGTGCTGGTCGATATCCCCGCCGATGAACTGCTGCGCCGCCTGAAACTGGGCAAGGTGTATCAGCCGCAGCAGGCGGAGCGGGCGTCGCAGCATTTTTTCCGCAAGGGTAATTTGATCGCCTTGCGCGAACTGGCCTTGCGCCGCACGGCCGACCGCGTGCAGGACGACGTGCAAGCCTACCGCGTCGAGAAGTCGATCAATCCCGTCTGGAAGACGGGCGCCGCGCTGCTGGCTTGCGTGGGGCCGCGCGCGGGCGGCGAACATGTCATCCGCAGCACGGCGCGCCTGGCCAGCCAGCTCAATGCGGAATGGCATGCGCTGTATGTGGAAACGCCGCGCCTGCAGCGCCTGCCGGCGCGCCAGCGCGAACGCATCCTGAAAACGCTGAAGCTGGCGCAGGACCTGGGCGCGCGCACCGCCGTCAACCCCTCCGGCGACATCGCCGCCGCCATCGTCGACTATGCGCGCGGCGCGAATATCTCGAAAGTCATCGTCGGGCGCGGGCAGGGCAGGGGCGGCTGGCTGGCGCGGCTGTGGAGTGCGTCGCCGGCGGCGCGCATGGCCAGCCTGGCACCCGATATCGACCTGATCGAGGTGGGCTTGCCGCCAGCTGACGCCCCGCCCCGGCCTGTCGCGGGCGTGGACACGGAAACGCCGCGCCGCCCCATGCGCCACTGGCGCTACATCCTGGCGGCCGGCGCCAGCATGGCCACGGCCCTCGTTTCGGTGCCGTTGCAGCCTTACCTGGACCTGGCCAATATCGCCATGCTGTCGCTGCTCACGGTGGTGCTGGTGGCCGTGCGCCTGGGGCGCGGACCGGCGGCGCTGGCCAGCCTGGTGGGCGTGGCCTGCTTCGACTTCGTCTTCGTGCCGCCGCGTTTCTCGTTTGCCGTGGGCGATTTTCAGTACATCATCACCTTTGGCGTGATGCTGGCCGTGGGCCTGATCACGGGCCACCTGACGGCCGGCCTGCGTTTCCAGGCACGGGTCGCTTCGCACCGCGAAGCGCGGGCGCGGGCCCTGTACGAGTTTTCGCGCGAGTTATCCAGCGTGCTGCAGACGGAGCAGATTTTCGAGATCACGAAAAGCGCCATCGAGCGGGCGTTCCGCGCGCGCGCGACCCTGCTGCTGCCTGATGACGAGGGACGCCTGCAATCGCCAAATGGCGTGGAGCCGCTGGACATGGGCATCGCGCAGTGGGCCTTCGACCATGCCCAGGCGGCCGGCACGGGCACCGATACCCTGCCGGGATCGAGCATTTTTTATCTGCCGCTGATCGCGCCGATGCGCACGCGCGGCTTGCTGGCGCTGCTGCCGCTGGAGGCGCCGCGTCACGGGCGCTGGCTGCTGGTGCCCGAGCAGCGCCAGCACCTGGACACCTTTGCCGCGCTGGCGGCCATCGCCCTCGAACGCGTGCACTATATCGACGTGGCGCAGGGGGCGCTGGTGCAGATGGAGTCAGAACGCTTGCGCAATTCGCTGCTGGCGGCCCTGTCGCACGACCTGCGCACGCCGTTGACGTCGCTGGTGGGGCTGGCCGAATCGCTGGCCCTGTCGAAACCGGCGCTGTCCAGCGCGCAGCTGGACATGGCGCGCGCGCTGCAGTCCGAGACAGTGCGCATGAGCGCGCTGGTGGCGAACCTGCTGGACATGGCGCGCATCGAAAGCGGCCAGGTGCGCCTGAACCTGCAATGGCAGGCGCTGGAAGAGGTGGTCGGCAGCGCGCTGCGCGCCAGCGGCCCGCAATTGCAGGCCCACCGCGTGCAGACGCAGCTGGCGCCGGACTTGCCGCTGGTGCGCTACGACGCCGTGCTGATCGAGCGCGTGCTGTGCAACCTGCTGGAAAACGCGACCAAGTACACGCCGCCTGGAAGCAGCATCGTCATCGTTGGCCGGGTACATGGGCAGTTCCTGCAGGTGACGGTGGCCGACGATGGCCCGGGCTTGCCGCCCGGGCGCGAAGAAGCCATCTTCGAAAAATTCACGCGCGGCGAGCGCGAGTCGAACAAGCCGGGCGTGGGACTGGGGCTGGCCATCTGCCGCGCCATCGTCGAAGCGCACGGCGGCACCATCCACGCGCAGCCAGCCGCGTCGGCACAGGGCGCGGCCATGGTCTTTACCTTGCCGCTGGGCACGCCGCCGGCGCCGCCCGCGCCGGAGCCGGACGATGCAAACGATTTTGAAACAGGACAACCATCATGA
- the kdpE gene encoding two-component system response regulator KdpE produces the protein MNEPSATALLVEDEPQIRRFVRSALEDEGWQIFESATMQRGLIDAGTRRPDLIVLDLGLPDGDGIDFIADIRKWSAVPIIVLSARVDEQDKIRALDAGADDYLTKPFGVGELLARVRATLRRQRQPAASDDGVVQFGDVRVDLKDRLVTRNKQLVHMTPTEFRLLSVLVKNAGRVVTNPQLLREVWGPSNSENGHYLRIYMGHLRQKLEADPAQPQYLLTETAVGYRLLLPL, from the coding sequence ATGAACGAACCTTCCGCCACCGCCTTGCTGGTCGAGGATGAACCGCAAATCCGCCGTTTCGTGCGCTCCGCGCTGGAGGACGAGGGCTGGCAGATTTTCGAGTCGGCCACCATGCAGCGGGGTCTGATCGACGCGGGCACGCGCCGCCCCGACCTGATCGTGCTGGATCTGGGTCTGCCCGACGGTGATGGCATCGACTTCATCGCCGACATCCGCAAATGGTCGGCCGTGCCCATCATCGTGCTGTCGGCGCGGGTCGACGAGCAGGACAAGATACGCGCGCTCGATGCGGGCGCGGACGATTACCTGACCAAGCCGTTCGGCGTGGGCGAGCTGCTGGCGCGCGTGCGCGCCACCTTGCGCCGCCAGCGCCAGCCCGCCGCCAGCGATGACGGCGTGGTGCAGTTCGGCGACGTGCGCGTCGACCTGAAGGACCGCCTGGTGACGCGCAACAAGCAGCTGGTGCACATGACGCCGACGGAATTCCGTTTGCTGTCGGTGCTGGTGAAAAACGCGGGCAGGGTCGTCACCAATCCGCAACTGCTGCGCGAAGTGTGGGGGCCGTCGAACAGTGAAAACGGCCACTACCTGCGCATCTACATGGGGCATTTGCGGCAGAAGCTGGAAGCCGACCCGGCCCAGCCGCAGTACCTGCTGACGGAAACGGCCGTCGGCTACCGCTTGCTGCTGCCTCTCTAA
- a CDS encoding TorF family putative porin, which produces MNKMLLALAVATAFTGSLAHADEAKPDNELSFNVAGVSDYRYRGISQTRLKPALQGGFDYVNNPTGLYAGAWASTIKWTKDAGGSGDVEVDLYAGKRGQLNADIGYDVGVLAYVYADNGLKHVAGLANADTQEVYGQLSYGPAYIKYSHAVSNLFGIVNSKNSGYLDIGANIDLTNGWTGNLHAGHQKVKNNDASSYTDWKVGVTRDFGFVSGALAVIGTNAGKAAYASPVNGKFMGKTALLLTVSKTF; this is translated from the coding sequence ATGAATAAAATGTTACTTGCACTCGCCGTCGCCACCGCCTTTACCGGCAGCCTGGCCCACGCCGACGAGGCCAAGCCGGACAACGAGCTGAGTTTCAACGTGGCCGGCGTGTCCGACTACCGCTACCGCGGCATTTCGCAGACGCGCTTGAAGCCCGCGCTGCAGGGCGGCTTTGATTACGTCAACAATCCCACCGGCCTGTATGCGGGCGCGTGGGCCTCGACCATCAAGTGGACCAAGGACGCGGGCGGCAGCGGCGACGTGGAAGTGGACCTGTATGCGGGCAAGCGCGGGCAGTTGAACGCCGATATCGGCTACGACGTGGGCGTGCTCGCATATGTGTACGCGGACAATGGCTTGAAGCACGTCGCCGGCCTGGCCAACGCGGATACGCAGGAAGTCTACGGCCAGCTGTCGTATGGCCCGGCCTACATCAAGTACTCGCATGCCGTCTCCAACCTGTTCGGCATCGTCAACAGCAAGAACAGCGGCTACCTCGATATCGGCGCGAATATCGACCTGACGAATGGCTGGACCGGCAACCTGCATGCGGGCCATCAGAAGGTCAAAAACAATGATGCATCGAGCTACACGGACTGGAAAGTGGGCGTGACGCGCGACTTCGGTTTTGTTTCGGGCGCGCTGGCCGTGATCGGCACGAATGCCGGCAAGGCCGCCTATGCCTCGCCGGTCAACGGCAAGTTCATGGGCAAGACGGCGCTGTTGCTGACGGTCAGCAAGACGTTTTAA